A region from the Agrobacterium cucumeris genome encodes:
- the sco gene encoding cytochrome oxidase assembly protein Sco produces MRNIRIVLWAVVVVLAGVVSWLTIEMTKTREEMVETAYGVPFALTAQDGQPITEKAFQGKPTALFFGFTHCPEVCPTTLFELNGWMEKVDPAGDKMQAYFVSVDPERDTPEIMQQYVSNVSKRITGITGPADKIAETLKGYRIYAKKVPVDEKDPNGDYTMDHTASVILLDAKGRFSGTIAYGENPEVAEQKLQNLLKG; encoded by the coding sequence ATGAGAAATATTCGCATCGTATTGTGGGCCGTGGTGGTCGTTCTCGCCGGTGTCGTCAGCTGGCTGACGATCGAAATGACGAAGACCCGTGAGGAGATGGTGGAAACGGCCTATGGCGTGCCTTTCGCGCTGACCGCGCAGGACGGCCAGCCGATCACCGAAAAGGCGTTTCAGGGCAAACCGACGGCCTTGTTCTTCGGTTTCACCCATTGCCCGGAAGTCTGCCCGACGACATTGTTCGAGCTGAACGGCTGGATGGAAAAGGTGGATCCGGCCGGCGACAAGATGCAGGCCTATTTCGTTTCCGTCGATCCAGAGCGTGATACGCCAGAGATCATGCAGCAATATGTTTCCAACGTTTCAAAGCGGATTACCGGTATTACCGGTCCGGCCGACAAGATTGCCGAGACGCTGAAAGGCTATCGCATCTATGCCAAGAAGGTGCCGGTGGATGAGAAGGATCCGAATGGCGATTACACCATGGATCATACTGCCTCCGTCATCCTACTTGATGCCAAGGGCCGTTTTTCAGGCACCATCGCTTATGGCGAAAACCCTGAAGTTGCCGAGCAGAAGCTCCAGAATCTTCTGAAGGGCTGA
- a CDS encoding chemotaxis protein CheW, whose amino-acid sequence MSNAIKQSGAYLEIVSFHLGDQEFCIDIMAIREIRGWAPVTPMPHTPPYVLGLINLRGAVIPVIDMAGRLGMKMTEPSERSAIIVTDIGGKLVGLLVEQVSDMMTIRSEDLQPAPDIIPEEQRSFCRGIVALEKSMVCFLNLDTVIADELAREAA is encoded by the coding sequence ATGTCCAACGCCATCAAGCAATCCGGCGCATATCTCGAAATCGTTTCCTTCCATCTGGGCGATCAGGAATTCTGCATCGACATCATGGCGATCCGCGAAATCCGCGGCTGGGCGCCGGTTACCCCGATGCCGCACACGCCGCCTTATGTTCTCGGCCTCATCAACCTGCGCGGCGCCGTCATTCCCGTCATCGACATGGCCGGCCGCCTCGGCATGAAGATGACCGAACCTTCCGAACGCTCCGCCATCATCGTCACCGATATCGGCGGCAAGCTGGTGGGCCTGCTGGTAGAACAGGTCTCCGACATGATGACCATCCGCTCCGAAGACCTGCAGCCCGCGCCGGATATCATTCCGGAAGAACAGCGCAGCTTCTGCCGCGGCATCGTGGCGCTGGAAAAGAGCATGGTCTGCTTCCTCAACCTCGACACCGTCATTGCGGACGAACTGGCGCGCGAAGCGGCCTGA
- a CDS encoding CreA family protein → MTMKTLSGLFAGFLALLPVTAAHSQVVGEVGVDWIGNDIVIEAIADPKIKGVTCHVTYFERGVIDRLKNGNWFEDPSNNAISCSQTGPVEIGDIDLSKGGEEVFRQGMSLVWKKLVVSRVYDKANDALIYLVHARELTDGSAKMAISTVPLYNQQVTWQKGKP, encoded by the coding sequence ATGACGATGAAAACTCTGTCGGGTTTGTTTGCGGGCTTTCTGGCATTGCTTCCGGTGACAGCGGCGCATTCGCAGGTCGTGGGTGAAGTCGGGGTCGACTGGATCGGCAATGATATCGTCATCGAGGCGATCGCCGATCCCAAGATCAAGGGTGTCACCTGCCACGTTACCTATTTCGAGCGTGGCGTCATCGACCGGCTGAAGAACGGCAACTGGTTCGAAGACCCTTCCAACAACGCCATTTCCTGCAGCCAGACGGGGCCGGTCGAGATCGGTGACATCGATCTGTCGAAGGGCGGGGAAGAGGTATTCCGGCAGGGCATGTCACTGGTCTGGAAGAAGCTCGTCGTCAGCCGTGTATATGACAAGGCGAACGATGCGCTGATCTATCTGGTGCATGCGCGGGAACTGACCGACGGTTCGGCCAAGATGGCGATTTCCACCGTGCCGCTCTATAATCAGCAGGTGACCTGGCAGAAGGGCAAGCCGTAA
- a CDS encoding 3'-5' exonuclease — MKTIAIDFETANEERGSACSVGLAWIEDGNIVRVEERLIRPKDMRFSPFNIAVHGIRPADVEDAPEFPEVMEEFIDDFHGATMIAHNAAFDFSVMRASFDKYRQSYPDLSYLCSVKIARHVWPHLESHKLNVIAHHLQLRFVHHNAAEDAVVCAAASIAAAKALRVAHIRDLPEKIGMVAGRLTSTGYQPCSMKKRAVARVA, encoded by the coding sequence TTGAAAACCATCGCCATCGATTTCGAGACCGCCAATGAGGAACGGGGCAGCGCCTGCTCCGTCGGGCTTGCGTGGATAGAAGACGGTAATATCGTTCGTGTCGAGGAACGTCTTATCCGGCCGAAGGACATGCGGTTCTCGCCCTTCAACATTGCCGTGCACGGAATTCGGCCTGCTGATGTCGAGGATGCGCCGGAATTTCCTGAGGTGATGGAAGAGTTCATTGATGACTTCCATGGCGCCACCATGATCGCCCATAATGCCGCCTTTGATTTCAGCGTCATGCGGGCGTCCTTCGACAAATACCGGCAGTCCTATCCTGATCTTTCCTATCTGTGCAGCGTCAAGATTGCCCGGCATGTCTGGCCACATCTGGAATCGCACAAGCTGAATGTGATTGCCCACCATCTGCAGCTGCGCTTCGTGCACCACAATGCCGCCGAAGACGCGGTTGTCTGCGCTGCCGCATCGATTGCGGCGGCGAAGGCCTTGCGTGTCGCCCATATCCGCGATCTGCCGGAAAAGATCGGCATGGTCGCCGGCCGTCTCACCTCCACCGGCTACCAGCCCTGCAGCATGAAAAAACGCGCCGTCGCCCGGGTTGCTTAA
- the gcvA gene encoding transcriptional regulator GcvA — protein MATELPSLKGLQAFEAAARYRSVTLASNELNVTPGAVSLQIRELETRLGVQLFFRKPRSIQLTREGERYYGALRTAFRMMREATAELTARSEITVLTLSCTPTFAIQWLMPRLPAFQQQHPYVDVRISVTNRLVDFSRDDVDLAVRHGFGRYEGLESIRFIDDSTLPVCSPQLLEKYGPLQEAGDLKAVPLLHDENRNEWRRWLEAAGASDVDASGGTVFIDSNGALDAAKAGHGIALTRRSLVSRELAEGALIAPFGKDMASTLAYFLVYPRRMLDNPDLVTLIEWMLSQARSAEAGSL, from the coding sequence ATGGCAACGGAACTTCCATCGCTTAAAGGGTTGCAGGCCTTTGAAGCCGCGGCGCGGTATCGCAGCGTCACGCTTGCTTCCAACGAGCTGAATGTCACCCCTGGCGCGGTCAGCCTGCAAATCCGGGAGCTGGAGACGCGGCTTGGCGTGCAGCTGTTTTTCCGCAAGCCGCGTAGTATCCAGCTGACGCGGGAGGGGGAGCGTTATTACGGCGCGCTCCGCACCGCCTTCCGGATGATGCGCGAGGCGACGGCGGAACTGACGGCACGCTCCGAAATCACGGTTCTGACCCTCAGCTGCACGCCGACTTTCGCCATACAATGGCTGATGCCGAGATTGCCGGCCTTTCAGCAGCAACACCCCTATGTGGACGTCCGCATCAGCGTGACCAACCGGCTCGTGGATTTTTCGCGGGACGATGTCGATCTGGCGGTGCGGCACGGTTTTGGCCGTTATGAAGGGCTGGAGAGCATCCGTTTCATCGATGACAGCACTTTGCCGGTCTGTTCGCCGCAGCTTCTTGAGAAATACGGACCGCTTCAGGAGGCGGGGGACCTGAAAGCAGTGCCGCTTCTGCATGATGAAAACCGCAATGAATGGCGGCGCTGGCTGGAGGCTGCGGGAGCATCCGATGTCGACGCCTCCGGCGGCACGGTGTTCATCGACAGCAATGGCGCGCTGGATGCGGCGAAAGCCGGGCATGGCATTGCGCTGACGCGACGCTCGCTCGTTTCCCGCGAGCTTGCGGAAGGTGCATTGATCGCGCCCTTTGGAAAAGACATGGCCAGCACGCTTGCCTATTTTCTGGTTTATCCGCGGCGCATGCTTGATAATCCCGATCTGGTGACGCTCATCGAATGGATGCTTTCGCAAGCGCGTTCAGCCGAGGCCGGTTCTCTTTGA
- a CDS encoding DMT family transporter: MAIQKQMDAREWAMLIALSLLWGGSFFFVGVAVKELPPVTIVTLRVTLAAAALLIVCRIMGLHLPRQWAVWRAFFGMGLLNNIIPFCLIVWGQTHIASGLASILNATTPLFTVIVAHFLTADEKMTGNKLVGVLIGFAGVATMIGPAAFGGSSGLWGQIAILGAAISYSFAGIFGRRFKAMGVPPLMTATGQISSSTLMLIPVALLVDRPWTLTMPSLGTWGALIGIALLSTALAYLIFFRILASAGATNLALVTFLIPVSAILLGSLLLGEQLEMKHFAGMAMIAAGLAAIDGRLLSRLRQPRQRLQ; encoded by the coding sequence ATGGCGATACAGAAACAGATGGATGCCCGAGAGTGGGCAATGCTCATAGCGCTCTCACTACTCTGGGGCGGATCGTTCTTTTTCGTTGGCGTCGCGGTCAAGGAACTGCCGCCCGTCACCATCGTCACGTTGCGGGTCACGCTTGCCGCTGCGGCGCTTCTCATCGTCTGCCGTATCATGGGCCTTCACCTGCCGCGCCAATGGGCGGTGTGGCGCGCCTTTTTCGGCATGGGGCTGCTTAACAACATCATTCCCTTCTGCCTGATCGTCTGGGGTCAGACCCATATTGCCAGCGGGCTTGCCTCAATCCTTAATGCCACCACGCCCCTTTTCACCGTCATCGTCGCGCATTTCCTGACCGCTGACGAAAAGATGACCGGTAATAAGCTCGTCGGCGTACTGATCGGTTTTGCCGGCGTGGCGACGATGATCGGCCCTGCAGCCTTTGGCGGATCATCCGGCCTCTGGGGCCAGATCGCCATTCTCGGCGCAGCCATCTCCTATTCCTTCGCCGGCATATTCGGCCGCCGCTTCAAGGCCATGGGCGTGCCGCCGCTGATGACCGCCACCGGCCAGATATCCTCTTCGACGCTGATGCTGATCCCGGTCGCCCTTCTCGTCGACAGGCCATGGACACTCACCATGCCAAGCCTCGGCACCTGGGGCGCGCTGATCGGCATCGCCCTGCTGTCAACAGCCCTCGCCTACCTCATCTTCTTCCGCATCCTTGCCAGCGCGGGCGCCACCAATCTCGCCCTCGTCACCTTCCTCATTCCCGTCAGCGCCATCCTGCTCGGTTCGCTGCTTCTCGGCGAGCAACTGGAAATGAAGCATTTCGCCGGCATGGCGATGATCGCTGCCGGTCTTGCCGCAATCGATGGCAGATTGCTTTCCAGATTGCGCCAGCCTCGGCAACGTCTGCAATGA
- a CDS encoding GNAT family N-acetyltransferase: MPECDIPSPLDPDARWPEGLCIRARTPADAPGITALHNMAGFRNGTLRWPHQNPEDIRKGIETQSANSFALVAILDGKTVGDIGLTRHTNRRAHAGSIGMGVHDAYTGRGIGSAMIGEILAIADRWLDLKRIELTVFTDNEPALALYLKFGFEVEGHLKSFAFRDGEYIDAYCMARLR; encoded by the coding sequence ATGCCTGAATGCGATATACCCTCACCCCTGGATCCCGATGCGCGCTGGCCCGAAGGCCTGTGCATCCGCGCCCGCACCCCGGCAGATGCTCCGGGGATAACGGCACTGCACAACATGGCCGGATTTCGCAACGGGACGCTGCGCTGGCCACATCAGAATCCGGAAGATATTCGCAAAGGGATCGAAACCCAGTCGGCCAACAGCTTTGCGCTGGTCGCCATCCTCGACGGCAAGACCGTCGGCGATATCGGCTTGACGCGCCACACCAACCGCCGGGCCCATGCGGGCAGCATCGGCATGGGCGTTCATGATGCCTATACGGGACGGGGAATCGGCAGCGCCATGATCGGCGAAATCCTCGCCATTGCGGATCGCTGGCTGGACCTGAAAAGGATCGAACTGACCGTTTTCACCGACAATGAGCCGGCGCTGGCGCTTTATCTTAAATTCGGTTTCGAGGTCGAGGGCCATCTAAAATCCTTCGCCTTCCGCGATGGCGAATATATCGATGCCTATTGCATGGCGCGTCTGCGGTAA
- a CDS encoding aminoglycoside phosphotransferase family protein: MDDRIVVTVQQARRLIASQFPQWAALDVRPVELSGWDNRSFRLGDDMLIRMPSAERYVAQVEKEHRWLPALAPFLPVPIPVPLALGQPGEDYPFCWSVYRWLKGESLARQLDCINLSAIASDVAGFLKALHDIDASDGPHAGAHNFHRGGSLAVYDGEARASAARLCDEVDQGLAMEIWQLALSSRWQGQGVWVHGDIAEGNLLVLDGRLSAVIDFGSSGVGDPSSDLIFAWNVLDAESRAVFRRALDLDEATWQRGRGWALWKALIVLDAERGRNEEMAEWSRRTIRRVFEDHCLAV, encoded by the coding sequence ATGGATGACCGTATTGTCGTCACCGTTCAGCAGGCCCGCAGGCTTATTGCCAGCCAGTTTCCGCAATGGGCGGCGCTCGATGTTCGGCCGGTGGAATTGAGCGGCTGGGACAATCGCAGCTTCCGCCTTGGCGACGACATGCTGATCCGCATGCCAAGTGCTGAGCGCTATGTGGCGCAGGTGGAAAAGGAACATCGGTGGCTGCCGGCCCTTGCGCCGTTCCTGCCTGTTCCGATTCCCGTACCCTTGGCGCTTGGACAGCCGGGTGAGGATTATCCGTTCTGCTGGTCCGTCTATCGCTGGCTGAAGGGTGAATCTCTCGCCCGGCAGCTGGACTGCATAAATCTTTCGGCCATCGCCAGTGATGTTGCGGGGTTTTTGAAAGCCCTGCATGACATCGATGCTTCGGATGGGCCGCATGCGGGCGCGCATAATTTCCATCGCGGCGGATCGCTGGCGGTCTATGATGGCGAGGCGAGAGCCTCGGCGGCGCGCCTTTGCGATGAGGTGGATCAGGGGCTGGCCATGGAGATATGGCAGCTTGCGCTTTCGAGCCGTTGGCAGGGGCAGGGCGTGTGGGTGCATGGCGATATCGCCGAGGGCAATCTGTTGGTGCTGGACGGGCGCCTGTCGGCCGTCATCGATTTCGGCAGTTCCGGCGTGGGCGATCCGTCGTCCGATCTCATTTTCGCGTGGAATGTGCTTGATGCGGAAAGCCGGGCTGTTTTTCGCCGGGCGCTGGATCTGGATGAGGCCACATGGCAGCGCGGGCGCGGCTGGGCACTGTGGAAGGCGTTGATCGTACTGGATGCCGAGCGCGGGCGGAATGAAGAAATGGCCGAATGGTCGCGGCGGACCATTCGGCGCGTGTTTGAGGATCATTGCTTGGCCGTCTGA